Proteins co-encoded in one Setaria viridis chromosome 9, Setaria_viridis_v4.0, whole genome shotgun sequence genomic window:
- the LOC117835545 gene encoding peamaclein gives MTQASSSISIVLFLLALAFVVEVSAGGFYKPAGAEGSVPIEQCPDKCDYRCSATSHKKPCLFFCNYCCQKCLCVPSGTYGNKEECPCYNNMKNKEGGPKCP, from the exons ATGACTCAAGCATCGAGCTCCATCTCCATTGTTTTGTTCCTGCTCGCACTAGCATTTGTG gttGAGGTTTCTGCTGGAGGGTTTTACAAACCT GCTGGTGCTGAAGGCTCTGTCCCCATAGAAC AATGTCCAGACAAATGTGACTACCGTTGCTCGGCTACATCACACAAGAAGCCATGCCTTTTCTTCTGCAACTATTGCTGCCAGAAGTGCCTATGTGTTCCATCTGGCACGTACGGCAACAAGGAAGAGTGCCCATgctacaacaacatgaagaacAAGGAAGGCGGCCCCAAGTGCCCTTGA